The Candidatus Methylomirabilis tolerans genome includes a window with the following:
- the atpH gene encoding ATP synthase F1 subunit delta, whose product MRAGGLARRYAKALADVAAEQQLLETVGSDLRAVVETMKRSREVATFFASPAIPLTDKRRILHTIAEGVGVKPLTTNFLNLILEKRRLPHLGEIALAYEELTDEQLGRGKATVTSAIPLSEPIIHGLQERLRMATGKEIYLETRVDPSIVGGFVAQIGSTIYDGSVRTQLKKVREHLLKSEYR is encoded by the coding sequence GTGAGAGCCGGCGGCCTCGCCAGAAGGTACGCCAAGGCGCTGGCAGACGTTGCGGCCGAGCAGCAACTGCTGGAGACGGTCGGATCTGACCTCCGCGCGGTTGTAGAGACGATGAAACGAAGTCGCGAGGTGGCCACTTTCTTTGCGAGTCCCGCCATTCCGCTGACCGATAAACGGCGCATCCTGCACACGATCGCGGAAGGGGTGGGGGTGAAGCCGCTGACCACGAACTTTCTGAATCTGATCCTGGAGAAACGGCGACTCCCGCACCTCGGAGAGATTGCCCTCGCCTATGAGGAACTGACCGATGAGCAGTTGGGTCGCGGGAAAGCCACAGTGACTTCAGCGATCCCGTTGTCCGAGCCGATCATTCACGGGCTCCAGGAGCGCCTGCGGATGGCGACGGGAAAAGAGATCTATTTGGAGACCCGAGTCGACCCCTCCATTGTGGGCGGGTTTGTTGCGCAGATTGGCAGCACCATCTACGATGGGTCCGTACGGACACAACTGAAAAAGGTACGCGAACACCTGCTGAAGAGCGAGTATCGCTAA
- the atpA gene encoding F0F1 ATP synthase subunit alpha, with protein sequence MAQIKAEEITEIIKQQLAGYEALVDVAEVGTVIEAGDGIARIYGLEKAMAGELLEFPHDVFGMVLNLEEDNVGAVLLGEAEAIKEGDLVKRTGRIASVPVGEALVGRVVNALGLPIDGKGPIDAKELRPIERLAPGVVDRRPVKEALQTGIKAIDAMIPIGRGQRELIIGDRQTGKTAVAIDAIINQKGKDVFCVYVAVGQKRSTVAQVVKTLEEAGAMAYTTVVAATASELAPLQYIAPYAGCAIGEYFRDSGRHSLCVYDDLSKHAQAYRQLSLLLRRPPGREAYPGDVFYLHSRLLERGAKLNDDLGGGSLTALPIIETQLGDVSAYIPTNVISITDGQIFLEPELFNAGRRPAINVGLSVSRVGSSAQTKAIKSVARTLKLDMARYGELAAFAQFASDLDAATRRTLNRGQHLVEVLKQPQFSPLSEADEVYIVYAGTAGLLDDLPLRDVQGFEAGLRAHMAERYPEIGREISDTAALSPASLETAREAILEF encoded by the coding sequence ATGGCGCAGATCAAAGCGGAAGAGATCACCGAAATTATCAAGCAGCAACTGGCCGGATACGAGGCGCTTGTTGATGTCGCGGAGGTCGGCACCGTCATTGAGGCGGGCGACGGGATTGCTCGCATCTACGGCCTGGAAAAGGCCATGGCCGGCGAGCTTCTGGAGTTTCCGCATGACGTCTTCGGCATGGTGCTGAACCTTGAGGAGGATAACGTCGGCGCGGTCCTGTTGGGCGAGGCTGAAGCGATCAAGGAGGGTGATCTGGTCAAGCGGACGGGCCGGATCGCCTCTGTGCCGGTGGGCGAGGCGCTGGTGGGGAGAGTGGTGAACGCTCTGGGCCTGCCGATCGACGGCAAGGGACCGATCGACGCCAAAGAGCTTCGGCCCATTGAGCGGTTGGCCCCCGGGGTGGTGGACCGCCGACCGGTTAAGGAGGCGCTTCAGACCGGTATCAAGGCCATCGATGCCATGATCCCGATCGGTCGGGGACAGCGCGAGTTGATCATCGGCGACCGGCAGACCGGCAAGACCGCCGTCGCGATTGACGCCATCATCAACCAGAAAGGCAAAGACGTCTTCTGTGTCTACGTGGCTGTCGGTCAGAAGCGATCCACTGTCGCCCAAGTGGTGAAGACGCTGGAAGAGGCCGGGGCTATGGCCTACACCACGGTTGTTGCGGCTACTGCCTCCGAACTGGCGCCGCTCCAGTATATCGCCCCCTACGCCGGCTGCGCGATAGGCGAGTATTTCCGCGATTCCGGGCGTCACTCCCTTTGTGTCTACGACGACCTGTCCAAACATGCCCAGGCTTACCGCCAACTCTCGCTGCTGCTGCGTCGGCCGCCCGGCCGAGAGGCCTATCCTGGCGACGTCTTCTACCTGCACTCGCGCCTTCTGGAGCGGGGGGCTAAGCTGAATGACGATCTGGGCGGGGGGTCGCTGACCGCACTGCCGATCATCGAAACCCAGCTCGGCGACGTCTCGGCCTACATCCCGACCAACGTGATCTCGATCACCGATGGTCAGATCTTCCTCGAGCCGGAGCTGTTCAACGCCGGCCGGCGGCCGGCGATCAACGTCGGCCTCAGCGTCTCGCGCGTCGGCTCGTCGGCGCAGACGAAGGCGATCAAGTCGGTCGCCCGGACGCTTAAGCTCGACATGGCGCGGTATGGTGAGTTGGCCGCCTTCGCGCAGTTCGCCAGCGACCTGGACGCGGCCACGCGGCGGACCCTGAACCGCGGGCAGCACCTGGTCGAGGTGCTCAAGCAGCCGCAGTTCTCGCCCTTGTCCGAAGCCGACGAGGTGTACATCGTCTACGCCGGCACCGCCGGCCTGCTCGACGACTTGCCGCTCCGCGACGTGCAGGGGTTCGAAGCGGGGCTGCGGGCGCACATGGCCGAGCGCTATCCCGAAATCGGGCGCGAGATCAGCGACACCGCCGCGCTCTCGCCCGCCTCGCTCGAGACCGCGCGCGAGGCGATCCTCGAGTTC
- the atpF gene encoding F0F1 ATP synthase subunit B: MTKDRMRLVATAACFLGLALLAAFPVWAAEEAHGGGEQPGIINLNMTLLIQVVNFLILIAVLYKFLFTPLTQFLATRADGIKRSLEEAKAAREAAAQTQKEYEAQILATRREAAAMRELAIREVEEERQRLLTVSREEAARLVTEAKAQIEQEVKRAKAELRAEVVGLSLGVAERVIARSLTTDDHRRLAEQVVAEIGSGR, encoded by the coding sequence ATGACGAAGGATCGCATGCGGCTTGTCGCAACTGCGGCCTGCTTCCTTGGCCTGGCGCTTCTCGCGGCTTTCCCTGTTTGGGCCGCCGAGGAGGCCCATGGCGGAGGGGAGCAGCCCGGGATCATCAACCTGAACATGACGCTGCTCATTCAGGTTGTGAACTTCCTCATTTTGATCGCTGTGCTGTACAAATTCCTGTTCACGCCGCTCACCCAATTCCTGGCGACGCGGGCCGATGGAATTAAGCGTTCGCTGGAAGAGGCGAAGGCAGCCAGAGAGGCCGCCGCCCAGACCCAGAAGGAGTACGAAGCACAGATCCTCGCGACCCGGCGGGAGGCCGCCGCCATGCGGGAGTTGGCGATCCGTGAGGTCGAGGAGGAGCGGCAGCGACTGCTCACGGTGTCGCGCGAAGAGGCTGCCCGTCTTGTGACGGAGGCCAAGGCGCAGATCGAGCAGGAGGTCAAAAGGGCGAAGGCCGAGCTCCGCGCTGAGGTTGTCGGTCTCTCGCTTGGGGTTGCGGAGCGCGTCATCGCCCGTAGCCTGACGACCGATGATCATCGCCGTCTGGCGGAACAGGTGGTGGCCGAGATTGGGAGCGGCCGGTGA
- a CDS encoding ATP synthase subunit I has protein sequence MSEFSRSSELPGPFQGIRQRFFAGGMNEREQFVRGTLVGALGLVVAGLVGFGLFGKWDWALGLAAGALVSLFSFRLIVQTVVRLTERQAPRLRGQQYWWVRSILRLLGVAVIVFFVIVYLPVNLIGMALGLLAVQLGMGGYFVVRSSLSDSSNTGMEDQQL, from the coding sequence TTGAGCGAGTTTTCACGATCTTCAGAGCTGCCAGGTCCGTTTCAAGGGATCCGGCAGCGCTTTTTTGCCGGTGGTATGAACGAGCGGGAGCAGTTCGTCAGAGGTACGCTGGTAGGCGCGCTCGGCCTCGTCGTGGCCGGGCTCGTCGGTTTTGGGCTGTTCGGGAAGTGGGATTGGGCCTTGGGTCTCGCCGCCGGCGCTCTCGTCAGCCTGTTTAGCTTCAGGCTCATTGTCCAAACCGTGGTCCGTCTCACCGAGCGCCAGGCGCCTCGGTTGCGTGGTCAACAGTACTGGTGGGTCCGATCTATCCTGAGACTCCTCGGGGTCGCCGTTATCGTCTTCTTCGTGATCGTTTACCTGCCTGTGAATCTGATCGGGATGGCGCTCGGCCTGCTGGCGGTTCAACTTGGGATGGGCGGGTATTTCGTCGTTCGTTCGTCGCTTTCGGACAGCAGCAATACTGGGATGGAGGATCAGCAGTTATGA
- a CDS encoding tRNA 2-thiouridine(34) synthase MnmA, with product NLVAWDRLSPERPVLVKVRSRQAAMPATILPLGDSRIRVRWHQAQPAAAPGQAAVFYDASEPDLLVGGATVVAD from the coding sequence TCAACCTTGTGGCGTGGGATCGTTTGAGCCCGGAACGGCCTGTCCTGGTAAAGGTTCGCTCCCGCCAGGCCGCGATGCCGGCCACAATCTTACCCCTCGGTGATAGTCGGATACGAGTCCGATGGCACCAGGCCCAGCCCGCTGCTGCGCCGGGTCAGGCGGCCGTGTTCTATGATGCGTCCGAGCCCGACCTGCTTGTAGGTGGCGCCACTGTTGTTGCAGACTAG